A single region of the Sphingobium sp. EP60837 genome encodes:
- a CDS encoding peptidoglycan endopeptidase has protein sequence MADRIVAAARDLVGVRFRLHGRSTERGVDCVGLAAIVLARAGHRGTAPRGYGLRSGDGALACVWLCEAGLSAVPEGRAGDLALVRPGPLQLHLMILVPGGHVHAHAGLGRVVETPGPSPWPVIGHWRVRQEETWRL, from the coding sequence ATGGCGGACCGGATCGTGGCGGCGGCGCGCGATCTGGTGGGGGTGCGGTTTCGGCTTCATGGGCGCAGTACGGAACGGGGCGTCGATTGCGTGGGGCTGGCGGCGATCGTCTTGGCGCGGGCGGGGCATCGGGGGACTGCGCCGCGCGGATATGGGCTGCGGTCCGGGGATGGGGCTCTTGCGTGCGTATGGCTCTGTGAGGCGGGGCTGTCGGCCGTGCCCGAGGGCCGGGCTGGCGACCTGGCGCTCGTGCGGCCGGGACCGCTGCAATTGCATCTGATGATCCTGGTGCCGGGTGGGCATGTGCATGCTCATGCGGGGCTGGGGCGCGTGGTCGAAACGCCGGGGCCATCGCCCTGGCCGGTGATCGGTCATTGGCGGGTGAGACAGGAGGAGACATGGCGACTTTAG
- a CDS encoding phage tail protein: MATLVLTALGTAIGGPLGGAIGGLIGSIDQAVLFKPKGREGRRLSDLQLQTSTYGAQIPKLFGTMRAAGSVIWATDLKEKKNKSGGGKGRPSVTTYSYSASFAVALSARRVRAVRRIWADGNLLRGAAGDFKTGLNAFRLHLRAEDQIADPLIASAEGIDRTPAHRGVAYAVFEDLQLADYGNRIPSLTFEVEADEGPVPMETVAADLSGGWLGAVIGEAVSGFAAGGADVSDAIAPLVDAWDLAFVADEQGLRLEGTSAEGAAAEISAAALCGRVNGRSVDPVEQSGEGADSVPLSLSLRHYDPARDYQAGVQRVSRPGTGRVEQGIDLPVTMSGDAARQLAARRLSHGWAGRAAMTLRCGWDALRHEAGDLVTVEGRSGRWRIEEREWEAMAVRLALRRVPGAGGVLPTGASSGAIVRQADAPHGATSLMLVDLPPLREAAAVAPLIVAAASGGEGWRSAALFAMSDTGEATPAGLTAPRAVMGQADEALGDGSCTLVDTTNTLHVTLLAADMELGDADEAALAQGRNLCLLGRELLQFSRAVQTGPASFRLEGCGAGCAGPNGRWRGTPLASGSC, encoded by the coding sequence ATGGCGACTTTAGTGCTGACGGCGCTGGGCACGGCGATCGGCGGACCGTTGGGCGGAGCGATAGGCGGCCTGATCGGCAGCATCGACCAGGCGGTGCTGTTCAAGCCCAAGGGCCGCGAAGGCCGGCGGCTGAGCGACTTGCAGTTGCAGACATCGACCTATGGGGCGCAGATCCCCAAGCTGTTCGGGACGATGCGGGCGGCGGGATCAGTCATTTGGGCGACGGATCTCAAGGAGAAGAAGAACAAGAGCGGCGGCGGCAAGGGACGGCCGAGCGTCACCACCTACAGCTATTCCGCGAGCTTTGCCGTGGCCCTGTCGGCGCGCAGGGTGCGGGCGGTGCGGCGCATCTGGGCCGACGGCAATCTGCTGCGCGGTGCGGCTGGGGATTTCAAGACGGGGCTCAATGCGTTTCGCCTGCATCTTAGGGCCGAAGATCAGATCGCGGACCCGCTGATTGCTTCGGCGGAGGGGATCGACCGGACGCCCGCGCATCGCGGGGTCGCCTATGCCGTATTTGAGGACCTGCAGCTTGCCGATTATGGCAACCGTATTCCGTCGCTGACGTTCGAGGTTGAGGCGGATGAGGGGCCAGTGCCGATGGAGACGGTGGCCGCAGACCTCAGCGGGGGGTGGCTCGGTGCGGTAATTGGCGAAGCGGTTAGCGGCTTCGCTGCGGGTGGTGCGGATGTGAGCGATGCGATCGCGCCGCTGGTGGACGCGTGGGACTTGGCCTTCGTTGCCGATGAACAAGGGTTGCGGCTCGAGGGCACGAGCGCCGAGGGAGCGGCTGCTGAAATCAGCGCCGCTGCGCTGTGCGGGCGGGTGAACGGGCGATCCGTCGATCCTGTCGAGCAGTCCGGCGAGGGCGCGGACTCCGTGCCGCTGTCGCTTTCGCTGCGCCACTATGATCCTGCGCGTGATTACCAGGCAGGCGTGCAGCGCGTGAGCCGTCCGGGAACCGGGCGGGTGGAACAGGGTATCGACTTGCCCGTCACCATGTCCGGCGATGCCGCCCGGCAGCTGGCGGCGCGGCGGCTGAGCCATGGCTGGGCCGGGCGGGCGGCCATGACGCTGCGCTGCGGCTGGGACGCGCTGCGTCATGAAGCCGGAGATCTGGTGACGGTCGAGGGGAGATCGGGGCGCTGGCGGATCGAGGAGCGGGAATGGGAAGCCATGGCCGTGCGGCTAGCGCTGCGCCGGGTGCCGGGGGCAGGAGGCGTGCTGCCGACCGGGGCATCGTCCGGCGCGATCGTGCGGCAGGCGGACGCGCCGCATGGGGCTACGTCACTGATGCTCGTCGATCTGCCGCCGCTGCGAGAGGCTGCAGCCGTTGCGCCATTGATCGTTGCGGCCGCGAGCGGTGGGGAAGGTTGGCGAAGCGCGGCGCTGTTTGCGATGAGCGATACGGGCGAAGCTACTCCCGCCGGGCTCACCGCGCCGCGGGCCGTGATGGGTCAGGCGGATGAGGCTTTGGGTGACGGGAGTTGCACGCTGGTCGATACCACCAATACGCTTCACGTGACCCTGCTGGCCGCTGACATGGAGCTTGGCGATGCGGATGAAGCGGCGTTGGCGCAGGGGCGTAATCTTTGTCTTTTGGGGCGGGAGCTTCTGCAATTTTCCCGCGCTGTGCAGACCGGCCCGGCGAGCTTCCGGCTTGAAGGCTGCGGCGCGGGCTGTGCGGGACCGAATGGGCGGTGGCGGGGCACGCCGCTGGCGAGCGGTTCCTGTTGA
- a CDS encoding OmpA family protein has protein sequence MRKLALAAALATSALATPALARDDSWYIGIDSGVVLVEDQDITFTPGISPTTGLPTASTTLEDVDYHKGWDGDAVIGYDFGGFRLEAEAGYKRAKVDLDKSGFGGSASALSFMLNGLLDFGSDDGLQGFVGGGVGVSRAKLANDLVNDSDTGFAWQALAGVRYPVTNNIDVSLKYRFFNQDDINLVPAFTTVAGVAGGDVETKLRTHSLLLGLTYNFGGEPAAPPPPPPPPPPPPPPPPPPPPVAECSPGPYIVFFEWDKSDITPDAATILDNAVSAYSNCGSAQVMLAGYADRSGSASYNVGLSQRRADAVKAYISSKGIPDGVITTQAFGESNPRVETADGVRELQNRRVEITYGPGSGQ, from the coding sequence ATGCGGAAGCTTGCCCTCGCGGCTGCTCTTGCGACCAGCGCCCTGGCCACTCCGGCCTTGGCGCGTGACGACAGTTGGTACATCGGGATCGATTCCGGTGTTGTGCTTGTCGAAGACCAGGATATCACCTTCACCCCCGGCATCAGCCCCACCACGGGCCTTCCGACCGCCAGCACCACTCTGGAAGATGTGGATTACCACAAGGGCTGGGACGGCGATGCCGTCATCGGTTATGACTTTGGCGGTTTCCGTCTGGAAGCTGAAGCCGGCTATAAGCGTGCCAAGGTCGATCTGGACAAGAGCGGTTTCGGCGGTTCGGCGTCGGCTCTCTCCTTCATGCTGAATGGCTTGCTCGACTTCGGTTCGGACGATGGCCTGCAGGGCTTCGTCGGTGGCGGTGTCGGCGTCTCGCGCGCCAAGCTGGCTAACGACCTCGTCAATGACAGCGACACTGGTTTCGCTTGGCAGGCCCTGGCGGGCGTTCGCTATCCGGTGACCAACAACATCGACGTCTCGCTGAAGTACCGCTTCTTCAACCAGGACGACATTAACCTCGTCCCGGCCTTCACGACGGTTGCTGGCGTTGCTGGTGGTGATGTCGAGACCAAGCTGCGTACGCACAGCCTGCTGCTGGGTCTGACCTACAACTTCGGTGGTGAACCGGCTGCTCCGCCGCCGCCTCCCCCGCCGCCCCCGCCGCCCCCGCCGCCTCCGCCGCCGCCTCCGCCGGTCGCTGAATGCAGCCCTGGGCCGTACATCGTCTTCTTTGAATGGGACAAGTCGGACATCACGCCTGACGCCGCCACCATTCTGGACAACGCGGTTTCGGCCTACAGCAACTGCGGTAGCGCCCAGGTCATGCTGGCAGGTTATGCGGACCGTTCGGGTTCGGCCTCCTACAACGTCGGCCTGTCGCAGCGCCGTGCTGACGCGGTCAAGGCTTACATCTCGTCCAAGGGTATTCCTGACGGCGTGATCACGACCCAGGCGTTCGGTGAATCGAACCCCCGCGTCGAAACCGCCGACGGTGTACGCGAACTGCAGAACCGTCGCGTGGAAATCACTTACGGTCCGGGTTCGGGTCAGTAA
- a CDS encoding superoxide dismutase family protein: MKKPALVFTSPFLAFLAACVSGDGSMNNAGLASAPSSSAPLLSADGSRRGDATVTETATGLHVAVRATGLTPGVHAVHIHMTGTCTPPDFTSAGGHWNPMGRQHGKDNPAGMHMGDMPNLTASSDGSGQIEYLIPGGTLRTGAHPLLDADGAAVVIHAQADDNKTDPAGNAGGRIACGILAAN, translated from the coding sequence ATGAAAAAGCCCGCCCTTGTCTTCACATCCCCCTTCCTCGCTTTTCTTGCCGCTTGCGTGAGTGGGGATGGAAGCATGAACAATGCAGGGTTGGCCTCTGCGCCGTCTTCAAGCGCTCCGTTGCTTTCGGCAGATGGATCGCGTCGGGGAGACGCTACCGTGACGGAAACGGCCACTGGTTTGCATGTCGCCGTGCGTGCCACCGGGCTTACTCCGGGCGTTCACGCGGTCCATATCCATATGACGGGCACTTGCACGCCGCCAGATTTCACCAGCGCGGGCGGGCACTGGAACCCAATGGGCCGGCAGCATGGCAAGGATAACCCGGCGGGTATGCATATGGGCGACATGCCCAATTTGACGGCATCGTCTGACGGATCAGGTCAGATCGAATATCTCATTCCCGGCGGAACGCTCCGCACGGGAGCCCATCCATTGCTCGACGCAGATGGTGCCGCGGTGGTGATCCACGCTCAGGCCGACGACAACAAGACCGACCCTGCGGGTAATGCGGGTGGCCGGATCGCTTGCGGTATCTTGGCGGCGAACTGA
- the thpR gene encoding RNA 2',3'-cyclic phosphodiesterase — MHRLFVAIRPPADIRARLLSLMGGVAGARWQDDDQLHITLRFVGGADTHQADDLAAALGTVRFAPFALSLSGLGQFERKGRVDTLWAGVEPRDILTQLHRKIDRACGRAGFAADDRAYLPHITLARFSRTGGGPTDTFLASHAGLSTPPFLIDKFILFESRLTQSGARYDIAVVYPADLPAI, encoded by the coding sequence ATGCATCGTCTCTTCGTCGCGATCCGTCCGCCTGCTGACATCCGGGCCAGGCTTTTGTCCTTGATGGGCGGCGTCGCTGGCGCCCGGTGGCAGGATGATGACCAGTTGCACATCACCTTGCGCTTTGTCGGCGGCGCCGACACCCATCAGGCCGACGACTTAGCCGCTGCCCTCGGTACGGTCCGCTTCGCTCCGTTTGCGCTTTCGCTGTCCGGCCTCGGTCAGTTTGAGCGAAAGGGCCGGGTCGATACCCTTTGGGCTGGCGTTGAACCGCGCGACATACTCACCCAGCTCCACCGCAAAATCGACCGCGCCTGCGGCCGCGCCGGTTTTGCAGCGGATGACCGCGCTTATCTGCCGCACATCACGCTGGCCCGCTTCAGCCGGACGGGCGGCGGTCCCACCGACACATTTTTAGCGAGCCACGCCGGACTATCCACTCCGCCTTTTCTGATCGATAAATTCATCCTTTTTGAAAGCCGTTTGACCCAGAGCGGCGCACGCTATGATATTGCGGTTGTGTATCCAGCCGACCTGCCAGCTATTTGA
- a CDS encoding Bax inhibitor-1/YccA family protein, which produces MANWSDPRSGVAGFGGTTVARGEAFDAGLRSYMLSVYNYMASGVLLTGIVAMLFASSGLAYQILAGPGILKYVIMFAPLAFVLVLSFGIGRLSTVTAQALYWAYAAVMGLSLSSILLVYTGTSVAQTFFATAAAFAGLSLWGYTTKRDLSGFGTFLIMGVVGLLVASLINLFLRSSAMDMVVSFIGVLLFAGLTAYDTQKIKSIYVHVAGTEMVGKSVVMGALNLYLDFINMFLFLLRFMGNRD; this is translated from the coding sequence ATGGCCAATTGGTCTGATCCCCGCTCGGGCGTAGCCGGCTTCGGCGGGACGACGGTAGCGCGTGGGGAGGCGTTCGACGCCGGTCTGCGCAGCTATATGCTGTCGGTTTACAATTATATGGCGAGCGGCGTGCTGTTGACCGGCATCGTCGCGATGTTGTTCGCCTCAAGTGGTCTAGCCTATCAGATCTTGGCAGGCCCCGGCATCCTGAAATATGTCATCATGTTCGCGCCGTTGGCCTTTGTCCTGGTGTTGAGCTTTGGCATTGGGCGGCTATCGACGGTGACCGCACAGGCGCTCTATTGGGCCTATGCGGCGGTGATGGGGCTGTCGCTTTCGTCCATCCTGCTGGTTTATACGGGAACCTCTGTCGCGCAGACCTTCTTCGCAACGGCGGCGGCTTTCGCTGGTCTGAGCTTGTGGGGCTATACGACGAAGCGGGATCTGTCGGGCTTCGGCACCTTCCTGATCATGGGCGTGGTTGGGCTGCTTGTCGCCTCGCTCATCAATCTCTTCCTGCGCTCCAGCGCGATGGACATGGTGGTCAGCTTCATCGGCGTGCTGCTGTTCGCGGGTCTGACCGCTTATGACACGCAGAAGATCAAGAGTATCTATGTCCATGTCGCGGGCACGGAAATGGTTGGCAAGTCGGTGGTGATGGGGGCGCTGAACCTCTACCTTGACTTCATCAACATGTTCCTGTTCCTGCTGCGTTTCATGGGCAATCGCGACTGA
- a CDS encoding glutathione S-transferase family protein, which produces MPADITFYTNPMSRGQIARWMLEEVGQPYETVVLDYGDDGMKSADYMAINPMGKVPAIVHAGKVVTEAAAICAYLADAFPAAGLAPPTDSRSDYYRWLFFAAGPVEAAITNKALGFVMPEGRDRMAGYGTFDHAIDTLEHAVSVPAWICGNQFTAADVYVGAQVDWGLTFGTLPTRPAFEGYASRLRERPAYKRQKELDGALIAQMKKPA; this is translated from the coding sequence ATGCCAGCAGATATCACCTTCTACACAAACCCCATGTCGCGCGGACAGATCGCTCGTTGGATGCTGGAGGAAGTCGGACAGCCCTATGAGACGGTGGTACTGGATTATGGCGACGACGGCATGAAGTCCGCCGACTATATGGCGATTAATCCAATGGGCAAAGTGCCTGCCATCGTTCATGCGGGCAAGGTCGTGACCGAAGCTGCCGCCATCTGCGCCTATCTCGCCGATGCCTTCCCCGCCGCTGGGCTGGCGCCGCCGACCGACAGCCGCTCCGACTATTATCGCTGGCTGTTCTTCGCCGCCGGACCCGTCGAGGCCGCCATCACCAACAAGGCGCTCGGCTTCGTCATGCCGGAAGGTCGCGATCGGATGGCGGGCTATGGAACATTCGACCATGCCATCGATACGCTGGAGCATGCGGTCTCAGTGCCAGCCTGGATATGCGGCAATCAGTTCACCGCCGCGGACGTCTATGTGGGAGCGCAGGTGGATTGGGGCCTGACCTTTGGCACTCTGCCCACCCGGCCCGCCTTCGAAGGCTATGCAAGCCGCCTTCGGGAGCGGCCCGCTTATAAGCGGCAGAAAGAACTGGACGGCGCGCTGATCGCTCAGATGAAAAAGCCCGCATAA
- the clpA gene encoding ATP-dependent Clp protease ATP-binding subunit ClpA — protein sequence MPSFAPALETTLHNALTHASERRHEYATLEHLLLALIDDEHASKVMQACGVELGELGDAVTQYLDSELDSLKVDGSSDPSPTSGFQRVVQRAILHVQSSGKDEVTGANVLVALFSERESYAVYFLQQQDMSRLDAVSYISHGVGKGTAAPETRETKGAQEEEKKVQDGKGKKDSALEQFTVNLNEKAARGKVDPLIGRAAEVDRTIQILCRRSKNNPLYVGDPGVGKTAIAEGLARKIVEGEVPDVLKEAVIYSLDMGALLAGTRYRGDFEERLKAVVTELEKMPHAVLFIDEIHTVIGAGATSGGAMDASNLLKPALSGGTIRCIGSTTYKEFRNHFEKDRALLRRFQKIDVNEPTIEDTIKILAGLRSAFEEHHNVRYTPDAIKAAVELSARYINDRKLPDKAIDVIDEVGAMQMLVVPSKRKKTITPREIEQVIATMARIPPKTVSADDKSVLETLDTDLKRVVFGQNRAIEVLSSAIKLSRAGLRDPEKPIGSYLFSGPTGVGKTEVARQLANLLGIPLQRFDMSEYMERHSVSRLIGAPPGYVGYDQGGLLTDAVDQQPHSVLLLDEIEKAHPDLFNILLQVMDNGRLTDHHGKTVDFRNTILIMTTNAGASDMAKESIGFGELTRDDVQEDAVKKLFTPEFRNRLDAIVPFGYLPPEIVARVIDKFVLQLELQLADRDVHITLDDEAKAWLTKRGYDKLYGARPMGRLMQEKIKQPLAEELLFGKLVHGGEVHVRLKDDALAFEISPAAPKKGKKGGKAKPAESAK from the coding sequence ATGCCATCTTTCGCACCCGCCCTTGAAACCACCCTGCACAACGCGCTGACCCATGCGTCGGAGCGCCGTCACGAATATGCGACGCTGGAGCATCTGCTCCTCGCGCTGATCGATGATGAGCATGCATCGAAGGTGATGCAGGCGTGCGGCGTGGAGCTGGGCGAGTTGGGCGACGCCGTCACCCAATATCTCGACAGCGAACTCGACAGTTTGAAGGTGGACGGCTCCAGCGACCCGTCCCCTACCAGCGGCTTCCAACGCGTTGTTCAGCGCGCCATCCTGCACGTCCAATCTTCGGGCAAGGATGAGGTTACGGGAGCCAATGTCCTCGTGGCGCTTTTCTCTGAGCGTGAGAGCTATGCCGTCTATTTCCTCCAACAGCAGGATATGAGCCGCCTCGATGCGGTCAGCTATATCAGCCATGGTGTCGGCAAGGGCACCGCGGCGCCCGAAACCCGCGAGACCAAGGGCGCGCAGGAAGAGGAAAAGAAGGTGCAGGACGGCAAGGGCAAGAAGGACAGTGCCTTGGAGCAGTTCACCGTCAACCTCAATGAGAAGGCGGCGCGGGGCAAGGTTGACCCGCTGATTGGCCGCGCGGCCGAAGTCGACCGGACCATCCAGATCCTGTGCCGGCGGTCCAAGAACAACCCGCTTTACGTGGGCGATCCGGGCGTGGGCAAGACCGCGATCGCGGAGGGCCTGGCGCGCAAGATCGTCGAGGGCGAAGTGCCAGACGTCTTGAAGGAAGCGGTTATCTACTCGCTCGACATGGGCGCGCTGCTCGCTGGCACCCGCTATCGCGGCGACTTTGAAGAACGCTTGAAGGCGGTCGTCACCGAACTGGAGAAGATGCCGCACGCGGTTCTCTTCATCGACGAGATTCACACAGTGATCGGCGCGGGCGCAACCAGCGGCGGCGCGATGGACGCGTCAAACTTGCTCAAGCCCGCTCTGTCGGGCGGCACGATCCGCTGCATCGGCTCCACCACCTACAAGGAGTTCCGCAACCATTTCGAGAAGGACCGCGCCCTGCTGCGCCGGTTCCAGAAGATCGACGTCAATGAACCCACGATCGAGGATACGATCAAGATCCTCGCCGGGCTGCGCAGCGCCTTTGAGGAGCATCATAACGTCCGGTACACGCCCGACGCGATAAAGGCGGCTGTGGAACTGTCAGCGCGCTACATCAACGATCGCAAGCTGCCCGATAAGGCCATCGACGTGATCGACGAAGTCGGCGCAATGCAGATGCTGGTCGTGCCCAGCAAGCGGAAGAAGACGATCACCCCGCGCGAGATAGAGCAGGTCATCGCGACGATGGCCCGCATTCCCCCCAAGACCGTTTCGGCTGACGACAAGTCGGTGCTGGAAACGCTCGACACAGACCTGAAGCGCGTCGTCTTCGGCCAGAACCGGGCTATCGAGGTGCTGTCTTCCGCGATCAAGCTGTCGCGGGCCGGGCTGCGCGATCCGGAAAAGCCGATCGGCAGCTATCTCTTCTCCGGCCCTACCGGCGTCGGCAAGACGGAGGTCGCTCGCCAGCTCGCCAATCTGCTCGGCATTCCGCTCCAGCGGTTCGACATGTCGGAATATATGGAGCGCCATTCGGTCAGCCGCCTGATCGGCGCGCCTCCGGGCTATGTCGGCTATGACCAGGGCGGCCTGCTGACCGACGCGGTCGATCAGCAGCCGCACAGCGTGCTGCTGTTGGACGAGATCGAGAAGGCACATCCTGACCTGTTCAACATCCTGTTGCAGGTGATGGATAATGGCCGCCTGACCGATCATCACGGCAAGACGGTGGATTTCCGCAACACCATCCTCATCATGACCACCAACGCCGGTGCGTCGGACATGGCGAAGGAAAGCATCGGCTTTGGCGAACTGACACGCGACGATGTGCAGGAGGATGCGGTGAAGAAACTCTTCACCCCGGAATTCCGCAACCGTCTCGATGCGATCGTGCCGTTCGGCTATCTGCCACCGGAAATCGTGGCGCGGGTCATCGACAAGTTCGTGCTGCAGCTCGAACTGCAACTGGCCGACCGCGACGTCCACATCACGCTGGACGACGAAGCGAAGGCATGGCTCACCAAACGTGGCTATGACAAGCTCTACGGCGCCCGCCCGATGGGTCGTTTGATGCAGGAGAAGATCAAGCAACCGCTGGCCGAGGAACTGCTGTTTGGCAAGCTGGTCCATGGCGGGGAGGTCCATGTCCGGCTGAAGGACGACGCCCTCGCATTCGAAATCAGCCCCGCCGCCCCCAAAAAGGGCAAGAAAGGTGGCAAGGCCAAGCCAGCAGAATCGGCAAAGTAA
- a CDS encoding DUF1192 domain-containing protein, translating into MDMDDDLPRKIDNPLAQLLRQDLGPLSVADLEERIRALEGEIARTRSKIESAVNHKASAEALFKR; encoded by the coding sequence ATGGACATGGACGACGATCTGCCTCGCAAGATTGATAATCCGCTGGCCCAACTGCTTCGACAGGATTTGGGTCCGCTGTCCGTTGCCGATTTGGAGGAGCGCATCAGAGCGCTGGAGGGCGAAATAGCCCGAACTCGATCAAAAATTGAAAGCGCCGTTAACCACAAAGCAAGTGCCGAGGCGTTATTCAAGCGATGA
- a CDS encoding NAD(P)H-quinone oxidoreductase, translating to MALENALPDEMTAIAIPVPGGPEALVPERRSVPVPAADEVLIRVAAAGVNRPDVMQRQGKYPPPPGASDIPGLEVSGTIVAAGGSAERLVGQRVCALLPGGGYAEYAVAPAGQCLPVPDGYDIVEAAALPETLFTVWTNLFERAYVVGGDTVLVHGGTSGIGTMAISLCRLFDINIIVTCGSDAKCEQAKVWGAHHAINYRDQDFVEEVNRITGGQGVQAVLDMVGGDYVPRNLQCLAEDGRHVSIAVLGGAKASIFLPAVMTRRLTLTGSTLRPRSSAFKSLVADELAREVWRFVEEGKLRPAMDQRFALTEAAQAHARMDAGEHFGKIVLTVDPACK from the coding sequence ATGGCGCTTGAGAACGCGTTGCCCGATGAGATGACGGCAATCGCCATTCCTGTTCCCGGCGGTCCCGAGGCGCTGGTGCCCGAGCGCCGTTCCGTTCCCGTCCCAGCAGCAGATGAAGTGCTGATCCGTGTTGCGGCTGCTGGCGTGAATCGGCCCGACGTGATGCAGCGGCAGGGCAAATATCCGCCGCCTCCCGGTGCGTCGGACATACCCGGATTGGAAGTCTCGGGTACGATCGTCGCGGCGGGCGGCAGTGCGGAGCGGCTGGTTGGGCAGCGTGTTTGCGCTCTGCTGCCCGGTGGCGGCTATGCGGAATATGCGGTGGCGCCCGCGGGCCAGTGCCTGCCGGTTCCGGACGGCTATGACATTGTCGAAGCTGCTGCACTACCCGAGACGCTCTTCACCGTTTGGACCAATTTGTTCGAGCGCGCTTATGTCGTCGGTGGCGATACCGTGCTGGTCCATGGCGGAACGAGCGGCATCGGCACCATGGCGATTTCGCTCTGCCGCCTGTTCGACATAAACATCATCGTCACCTGCGGCAGCGATGCGAAATGCGAACAGGCGAAAGTCTGGGGCGCTCATCATGCCATCAACTACCGCGACCAAGACTTTGTCGAGGAAGTGAACCGCATCACTGGGGGCCAGGGCGTGCAGGCGGTGCTGGACATGGTTGGTGGCGACTATGTGCCGCGAAATCTCCAGTGCCTGGCCGAAGATGGCCGCCATGTCTCCATTGCGGTGCTGGGGGGAGCGAAGGCCAGCATATTTCTGCCCGCGGTCATGACGAGGCGACTCACGCTGACCGGTTCGACGCTGCGGCCGCGCTCGTCCGCCTTCAAGAGCCTGGTAGCCGACGAACTGGCGAGAGAGGTCTGGCGCTTTGTCGAGGAAGGCAAATTGCGGCCCGCGATGGACCAGCGCTTCGCTTTGACCGAGGCGGCACAAGCGCATGCCCGGATGGACGCGGGAGAGCATTTCGGGAAGATCGTGCTGACTGTCGATCCTGCCTGCAAGTAG
- a CDS encoding UDP-2,3-diacylglucosamine diphosphatase produces MNAITRLPFLADMEEGVIDRVETLERTGKRRRYRTIWISDIHLGTRGCNAKLLIDFLDSVDSETMYLVGDIIDGWRLKRRFYWPAAHNDVVWRVMKRAKRGTRVVYIPGNHDEMFRQFTGLSFGGVEIRRRAVHETADGRKLLVLHGDEFDTIMLAHRWLAFVGDAAYSLLMRLNVVVNAVRQRMGLPYWSLSKMAKHKVKNAVEFISRFEEVVAHQAAARGVDGVVCGHIHNAEMREIGGVQYYNDGDWVEGCTALVEHFDGRMEVLHWADEVAARASAAQARLAA; encoded by the coding sequence ATGAATGCCATTACGCGCTTGCCCTTCTTGGCCGACATGGAAGAAGGCGTCATCGATCGCGTCGAGACGCTGGAACGAACGGGCAAGCGCCGCCGCTATCGCACCATCTGGATATCGGACATTCACCTCGGCACGCGCGGGTGCAATGCCAAGCTGCTCATCGATTTCCTCGACAGTGTCGATAGCGAGACCATGTATCTGGTCGGTGACATTATCGACGGCTGGCGGCTAAAGAGGCGCTTCTACTGGCCCGCCGCGCATAATGACGTCGTCTGGCGTGTCATGAAGCGCGCCAAGCGCGGCACCCGCGTCGTCTATATCCCCGGCAATCATGACGAGATGTTCCGACAGTTCACCGGTCTCAGCTTCGGCGGTGTGGAAATCCGGCGCAGGGCTGTCCATGAGACCGCCGATGGCCGCAAGCTGCTCGTCCTGCATGGGGACGAGTTCGATACCATCATGCTGGCCCATCGCTGGCTCGCCTTCGTGGGTGACGCTGCCTACAGCCTATTGATGCGCCTCAACGTCGTGGTGAATGCCGTGCGGCAGCGCATGGGCCTGCCCTATTGGTCGCTCAGCAAGATGGCCAAGCACAAGGTCAAGAACGCGGTCGAATTCATTTCCCGCTTCGAGGAAGTGGTTGCGCATCAGGCCGCCGCGCGCGGCGTCGATGGGGTCGTCTGCGGCCATATCCACAATGCCGAAATGCGCGAGATTGGCGGCGTGCAATATTATAATGACGGCGATTGGGTCGAAGGCTGCACCGCGCTGGTCGAGCATTTCGACGGCCGGATGGAAGTGCTGCATTGGGCGGATGAGGTTGCCGCGCGCGCTTCCGCCGCGCAAGCTCGGCTGGCCGCCTGA